Within Bifidobacterium dentium JCM 1195 = DSM 20436, the genomic segment CGTCCATCTTGGCGGCCTCGTACAGGCTCAGGTCCACGGACGAAAGGGCCGCCAGGTAGATGATGGCATTCCAGCCGACGTGCTGCCAGACTTCGGAAATCCAGTAGATCGGGGCGATCGCGTCAGCGTTGTCAAGCACGCTCTGCGAGCCGAGGAACCGGCCGATCAGACCGGTTTGCGGCGTCAGGAAGATATTGAGCATGGCCACGATCACCACGGTGGAGATGAAGTGCGGCATGTAAGTGATGGTCTGCACGAAACCCTTGATCTTCTGCGAACCGATCTGGTTGATCAGCAGGGCCAGGACGATCGGGGCGAGGAAGCCCAGCACCAGCGTTCCAAGGCTGATCTTGAAGGTGTTGATCATCGTCGATGCGAACATCGGCGAGGTGAAGAATTGGACGAAATATTTGAATCCGACGAACGCACCACCAGTCAGGCCCTTGGACGGCACGAAATCACGGAAGGCCAGCTGGATGCCATACATCGGCACATACGCGAACAGGCCCACGAAAATCATCGCCGGCAGAATCATCAGCCAATTCTGCCAATAGTGCTTGAAATGCCAGCCCAGCCGCTTGAAGAACGGCCATGACCTGCGTACCGCGTTGTTGTCGACCACGCCGTTCTCATCGACGACGGAGACTGCTTTTCTGGACACCGTTTATGCTCCTTTTTCATCTGTGGTGCGAACCGGTGGGGCGGGACGAATTCCGCCCCACCGTCGGAATCGTCTGACTTACTTGACGTACTTGTCGTACGCCTTCTGCCAGATCTCGGTGTTCTGTTCGATGTTGTACTTCTTGAGGTTCTCCTGGAAGGTGTTCCACTGGGAGTCATCCTCGGCGCCGCCTTGGGCGACCCACTTGGACACGACTGGAATCGCGTAGTTGAACAGCGCGGTGTTGTTGTTGGCCACGGTGTTCTGATCGGCTTCGCTCGCACGGACGTAAATCGGCATGAGATCCTTCTCGTGGTCGTAGTTGGCGTACTGTTCCTCATACGGGGCATCGGCCGCGGCGACGTGATCCATGCCGCGATCGCCTTCGACGGTGACGCTGTCCGAAACCCAGCCAGCAAGACGGTCTTCAAATGCCGGGACCTTGGAGGAATCCTGCGCCTCGTGGAACTTATCGGTGACCTTGTAGGAATGTTCGCCGGTCTGCTCGAGATAGCCGTCATCGATGGAACCATACAGCTGCTGGATGGAGTATTTCTCGGAATACAGCAGATCGATGACTTTCAGGCAGGCGTCCTTGTTGGCCGCACTGGCGGACATCGCCATGTGATAGTCCTCGTAGCGGTTGGCATCGCGGGAGCCGTCCCATACGGTGTCGGAGGCGGAGACGCCATCGGCCGACGGAATCGGGATGGAGATATACTGCTTGGCCAGTTCGGAATCGTACGCGCCGAAGGCGGATTCATCCCAGCCGAACACCATGCCGACCTTGGCGGTCTTGCCATCGGACTGGTTGCGCGCATTGTACTTGTCATCCTTCACGGTGACGAAGTCGGACGGAGCCCAGCCATTCTGAATCATCTCATTGTAAAACTCGATGACCTGGCGGAACTGCTCGGTCTGCATCCAGTTGCCGACCTTACCGTTCTTCACGTAGATGCCCTGCTGGGATGGGCCGGAGTTGAAATGGGTGGCGATGCCGGTGGCGTTCATCATCAGCCACGGACTCCACCAGTCGCCGATCTTGCCGGTGGACTGTTCACGTGGGTTGAAGGCGATTTCGTCGGCTTCGCCATTGCCGTTCGGATCCTGGGTCTTGAAGGCCTCCATGACCTTGCGCAGGTCGTCCCAGGTCTTCGGCACTTCGAGGCCGAGCTTGTCGAGCCAGGTCTTATTGATCATGAAATGCTGGCCGGAGGCAAGGAAGCCCTTGGTACGGCTGGACGGCAATACGGTGACCTTGCCGTCGACGGTCACGAATTTCTTGGCGGTCGGCTGCTCCTTGAAGAACGCCTTGACATTTGGCAGCTTGTCGAGGTCGTTGCCCAGCTGTTCGAAGGCGGAGGCGTTGCGGGAGGCATCGTCCGGGTTGAAGGCGCGGATATTCAGATCGGAGATTTCGCCCGCGGCGAGGGAGGCGTTCTTCTGCTGTCCCCACTGGTCGTCGGAGACCTCCTTCCACTGGATGGAGCAATCGCAATCGGCCTCAAGGTCCTTGGCCCACTTCATATCGCTCATCTTGGTCTGATTGGAGTTCTTCACCACCAGAATAGTGACGATCGGCTTGCCATTGGCGTCCGTGGTAGCCTTGGCATTCCCACAGGCCGCAAGCGAGCCCAGCATAGCGAGCGCACACAGTGAGGCACCGACCTTGGTTGCCGTTCCCTTACGTGTCATTTCAGTCCTTTCCCTGATATATCCGATGAAGAGCACCATTTGCTTCATATCGGCCGATCGATGGTAACGCTAACATTCTTGTCAGCGAAGACCTGTCGCATCGCGCTGCGACTCTCATCCTCGAAGAATCGCAACGATTCGATTATGAAACGATAAATTTCGACTGTCAAATCCCGCGACACGCAGGCGAAATCCCTAGATATCGCATGAATTAACGATTTATCAATCTTAAAAATTGCAAAAAATAATCGCAACGATTCGATTTTCTTCCGGATCCTCATTATAGTGAATGACAGCAATACAGCAGTTGCAGCGCAGCACACACAAGAAGGGGTATCCTATGGTCACATTGAAGGATGTGGCGCGGAAGGCCGGAGTCTCCATGTCTACGGCCTCAGCTGCGATCCGAGGCAAAGACATCGTCAAGCCCGACACCACGCAACGGGTGCTCGAGGCAGCCAACACACTCAACTACCGCATCAATCTATCCGCACGTGCACTGCGATCCGGCAAATCGGACATCTTCACCATGATCGTGCCGGATCTGGAAAATCAGTACTACGCGAAGATGGCGAACGCCATGTCCAACGTGCTCACGGCGGATAAAAAACGCCTGGTCGTACAGGTCTCCATGTACGACAGCCAACGGGAACTCGACCAGATCAGGCAGATCGACCCATCCACCTGCGACGGCCTGTTCATCTGCTCCACGCATAACAGCGGCAAAGACATACGATCCGCCGCCGGCGATCTGCCGGTGCTCATGTTCGACGACATGAGCACCGATCCGGAAGCGTGCTATGACTCCATCGAGACGCCTAGCCAGACAGGCATGTATGCGGCGATCAAACATCTGGCCGAACGCGGACGCAAAACCATCGGCATCGTCGGCACCTTGGGGAAAAGCGCCGAAGCGGAACACTCACTGTCCGTCACTCTGAGGCAGACCCGCTACGCCTACGCCTATCAGGCGCTCGGCGCTTACGGACTCAACACCGCCAACGCCTACATCCAATCCGACTGGAGCGTGGAGGCCGGCATCGAAGTGGCACACAAACTGGCCGCAAGCGGCATGCAATACGACGCACTATGCTGCATGAACGACGAACTGGCACTCGGCGTGATGCGCGGCCTCGCGGAATGCGGCGTGAACGTGCCCGATGATGTAGCGGTGATCGGTTTCGATGGCGTGGGCTGCGGGTCGTACACCACGCCGACGCTGTCCACCATCGCCGTGGATTTCGACGGCATGGCGCAAACCGCGGCGACGATGATGCAGCAACAGATCGAACAAGACGCCACCGAACGAAACAATTCCATACCGAAACGCATTATCGTAGGCTTCCAACTGCTCAAACGCGAATCCACCATGGGACGCACGGCCACCACCGGCTTCACCACCAAGACTCGTACATAAGCAACCATGACGGCCGATGAATCGTAGGAAGGCTCGGCGTGAGACGCATAGCCCTGACATACGGACGTTACCGTCGCATCATCATGATGGCGCTTGCCGCGCATGTGACATTCATCGCGCACGCGCCGCCCAGACGACCAATCCGTTCCGAGTCGCAAAAAACAGTACGAAAGAAGGCATACGGTGCTGTATCCACAATCCAATGATTCCCGAATCGTGTTCCCACTTGATGGCGTATGGGACT encodes:
- a CDS encoding LacI family DNA-binding transcriptional regulator, which translates into the protein MVTLKDVARKAGVSMSTASAAIRGKDIVKPDTTQRVLEAANTLNYRINLSARALRSGKSDIFTMIVPDLENQYYAKMANAMSNVLTADKKRLVVQVSMYDSQRELDQIRQIDPSTCDGLFICSTHNSGKDIRSAAGDLPVLMFDDMSTDPEACYDSIETPSQTGMYAAIKHLAERGRKTIGIVGTLGKSAEAEHSLSVTLRQTRYAYAYQALGAYGLNTANAYIQSDWSVEAGIEVAHKLAASGMQYDALCCMNDELALGVMRGLAECGVNVPDDVAVIGFDGVGCGSYTTPTLSTIAVDFDGMAQTAATMMQQQIEQDATERNNSIPKRIIVGFQLLKRESTMGRTATTGFTTKTRT
- a CDS encoding type 2 periplasmic-binding domain-containing protein; this translates as MTRKGTATKVGASLCALAMLGSLAACGNAKATTDANGKPIVTILVVKNSNQTKMSDMKWAKDLEADCDCSIQWKEVSDDQWGQQKNASLAAGEISDLNIRAFNPDDASRNASAFEQLGNDLDKLPNVKAFFKEQPTAKKFVTVDGKVTVLPSSRTKGFLASGQHFMINKTWLDKLGLEVPKTWDDLRKVMEAFKTQDPNGNGEADEIAFNPREQSTGKIGDWWSPWLMMNATGIATHFNSGPSQQGIYVKNGKVGNWMQTEQFRQVIEFYNEMIQNGWAPSDFVTVKDDKYNARNQSDGKTAKVGMVFGWDESAFGAYDSELAKQYISIPIPSADGVSASDTVWDGSRDANRYEDYHMAMSASAANKDACLKVIDLLYSEKYSIQQLYGSIDDGYLEQTGEHSYKVTDKFHEAQDSSKVPAFEDRLAGWVSDSVTVEGDRGMDHVAAADAPYEEQYANYDHEKDLMPIYVRASEADQNTVANNNTALFNYAIPVVSKWVAQGGAEDDSQWNTFQENLKKYNIEQNTEIWQKAYDKYVK
- a CDS encoding ABC transporter permease translates to MSRKAVSVVDENGVVDNNAVRRSWPFFKRLGWHFKHYWQNWLMILPAMIFVGLFAYVPMYGIQLAFRDFVPSKGLTGGAFVGFKYFVQFFTSPMFASTMINTFKISLGTLVLGFLAPIVLALLINQIGSQKIKGFVQTITYMPHFISTVVIVAMLNIFLTPQTGLIGRFLGSQSVLDNADAIAPIYWISEVWQHVGWNAIIYLAALSSVDLSLYEAAKMDGAGRLQLIRYVDLPTIMPTCVILLIMNMGSVLNVGFEKVWLMQNAMNMPGSEVISTYTYKIGIQSFQFSYGTAIGLFNTVINFAFLIIANWISKRVSDTSIF